The sequence AATGATTTGCAAAAAAGCATAGACATATTCCAAAACAGGTTAGGATACAAACCAGGAATCTTTGCTATTCCTTATGGTGAATATAACAAAATTTTGATAGAAGAAGCATTAAAGATAGGATTTAAAACCTTGTTAACTCAAGACCCCGGTGCAGTAGATGAAAATACACCTTTAGATTTAATTCCAAGAGAGCCCATCCTGGGAAAAAGCTGGTCAACAATGTCACATTTTAAAAAGGTTCTAAATCATATTAATTTGCCAGTAACCAAACATTTTCCCGATATAGGAATTTTAAAGAATAGAATCAGTATTATTGGAGCGAGGCTAAAATATCCAGATAATTACAAAAACATAAGAATCTATGTCAGCGAAACAGGCTGGCATAAGGCTAAATTGGACAAGGAAGGGCAGGTTTATATAAAAAATAACTACAAACTAAAGAGAAAAATCAACAGGATAGGCGTTGCTGCCTATGATAAGAATACAGGCGAAGAAGCCGTTAATTTCTGGATGATAATTAGAAAATAGTTATAGTGGATGCCCAATCCCGAGGTAATCCAGAGGCTAATATTCTTCTTTTTTGCCTCAGGATTACCTTTTCCTCTGTCATTCCCGTGAAAGCATGCCCTCGACCTGATCGGGGGCGGGAATCCAGA is a genomic window of Deltaproteobacteria bacterium containing:
- a CDS encoding polysaccharide deacetylase family protein; translated protein: MVLIYHKIGDPRTPSTNVSVEKFKHQMKYLKTHNYQIIHLKKLVSLLENHKTLPENGVVITIDDGYKSVYTNAFPILRAYRYPFTVFLPTEAIEKGYPAYMSWNEIGTMRNWGADFQSHSNAHHHMAFIPSNMNEKTYRKWIRNDLQKSIDIFQNRLGYKPGIFAIPYGEYNKILIEEALKIGFKTLLTQDPGAVDENTPLDLIPREPILGKSWSTMSHFKKVLNHINLPVTKHFPDIGILKNRISIIGARLKYPDNYKNIRIYVSETGWHKAKLDKEGQVYIKNNYKLKRKINRIGVAAYDKNTGEEAVNFWMIIRK